The sequence GCCCCGGCCTGGACGCCGTCTTCGCCGGCTCCGACGTCACGGCCGCCGGCGCCCGCCAGGTCCTGCGCGAGTCCGGGCTGCGCATACCCGACGACGTCGCCCTCGTCGGCTACGACGACTCCGCCATCGCCCGCCACATGGACCCGCCCCTGACCAGCGTCCGCCAGCCCATCGACAACATGGGCCGCGCCATGATCGACCTCCTGCTGACCGAGATATCCGACAAACGCCCCCCGGGTCTACGCCGTGGGGAACGGCGGCATGCGGTGCTGCCGACGGAGCTGGTGATACGGGCGTCCTCATAGACACCGTAGGAAAACGGCTCGGGCGGGACCCCTTCGCCGCGACCGGGCGACATGCTCATGGCGGTCCTGCGGGCGCAGTCCGGTCGGTCTGGAGCGGTGGGGCCGTTCAGGGGATGACGATCACCGGCCGCCGTGCCCGGCGGGCGAGGCGGCCCGCGACGGAGCCGAAGATGCGGCCCACGATGCCGTGCGTGGAGCCGACGACGATCGCGTCCGCCTCGTACTCCCGCCCCACCTCCTCCAGTTCGTGGCAGATGTCGCCGCCACGCTCGACGAGGATCCAGGGCACCTCGGACAGGTAGTCCGCACAGGCGAGTTCGAGGCCGAGCACCTCCGTACGGTGATCCGGCACGTCCACGAAGACCGGTGGCTCGCAGCCCGCCCACACCGTGGTGGGCAACCGGTTGGCCACATGCACGATGATCAGCCCGGAGTGGGAGCGGTGCGCCATGCCGATCGCGTACGCGAGGGCGCGCTCACTGGAGGTGGAGCCGTCGAAGCCGACGACGACTCCGTGCCGGAAGGCGGGGTCGCAGGAATGACGTGACTCTTCGGCCGCCTGGGGATCGGCCGCCGTAGGATCGGCGACCGGTCGCTTGCGGTCCGCGGGTTCGAAGAATTCGTGACCGGCCATGGCTGTCTCGGCGTTGTGATCCTTTATGGGATGAGATGACAGTGTGCGACGGAGCTGTGTCCGGGAAACATCTTCCCCACCCCATACCCCCAAGGGTACGGCGGCACGCCTCCCGAGCCCAGATCCCTTGCACGCTCCGTAAGCGGCACCCCGACATCCGTAGGGGTTCACCGGAGCATGCACGAGCCGCGCCCGTTACGCAATGCTCAATGCCCCGTACAGGCGCTTTGCACGGCATTCGCGGACGCACGCCCGGTGACCGACCGCTCGGCCGGGCGTTGAAGGGGGTGAGCCACCGCCACGGGGAGCCACCAGGCGCCACCGGACGCCGCCCGGCCGCCCCGGCCCGCCACAGGGAGTACGAGATGTCCGGACCCCGGTCCCGCCACGAGGAGCCCGGCGCGCAGGACAGCACGGGCGAGCTGATCCGCTGGGCCGCCTTCACCTGCGTCCTCGTCCCGGTGGTCCTGCTCTGGTACGGCACCTCGCTCGCCGGCGCCACGGGCACCGCGCTGGGCCTGGCCGCCGTCACGAGCGCGTGCCGGCTCCTGCTGCGGCGTTCGGAGCGCACGGCACGGCGCGGCGCACGCCGGGGTGCGGGCGGGCGCCGGGGGCGCGGATCACGGCGCGCGGGGTCGCGGGGGACCGGGCGGGACGGCGGCCGGGGCGAGGGCCGCAACGGCGCCCGGGGCGGCGGGCGTTGCGGCGTGCAAAGAGGTGGACGTCACACCCGGGAGCGGACACCGGTCGACTGACCGGTTTCCGTGCTTCCAAGCGCTTCTTTTCAGCCAACTTCTTGATATCGCCCAAGGGGGGTCCCCACCACCCCCCAACCCCCGTTCCACCTGCACGGAAAGGGTCTACGGGGCGCTGCGCACCCTACGCGGTTTGGCCACTGCCCGGAGGCGCACTTCCCTGCACGGCCCACGAGTGCAACGCTTCGTGATCGAATGCTTCACGCCAAGTTGTCATGTCGACAATGTGCCGCATTTGGAACTGGTCACCGTGCGTCCGCGGGAGCCAGTAGATTTCGATCTTGACTGTCTTTACGGCGGGGGACTCGTGCAGGACCAAGGGGAAACGTGCAGGAGCGACACAACCGAGGAGCCGCGACCACCGAGGGGGGCTTAGCAGTATGAGCCACGACTCCACTGCCGCGCCGGAAGCCGCTGTCCGGAAACTGTCCGGGCGTCGCCGCAAGGAGATCGTCGCGGTGCTGCTGTTCAGCGGCGGCCCCATCTTCGAGAGTTCCATACCGCTGTCGGTGTTCGGCATCGACCGCCAGGACGCCGGGGTGCCACGCTACCGACTGCTGGTGTGCGGCGGCGAGGAAGGCCCGCTGCGGACCACCGGCGGACTCGAACTCACCGCACCGCATGGGCTGGAGGCGATCGCCCGCGCCGGAACGGTCGTCGTACCGGCCTGGCGCTCGATCACCGCGCCACCGCCGGAGGAGGCGCTCGACGCACTGCGCCGAGCGCACGAAGAGGGCGCCCGCATCGTAGGACTGTGCACCGGCGCGTTCGTGCTCGCGGCCGCCGGACTGCTCGACGGCCGCCCGGCGACCACCCACTGGATGTACGCGCCGACGCTGGCCAAGCGCTATCCGTCGGTGCACGTCGATCCGCGGGAGCTGTTCGTCGACGACGGCGACGTGCTCACCTCCGCGGGTACGGCGGCCGGAATCGATCTCTGTCTGCACATCGTGCGGACGGACCACGGCAACGAGGCGGCCGGCGCGCTGGCCCGCCGGCTGGTGGTCCCGCCGCGCCGCTCGGGCGGTCAGGAGCGCTACCTCGACAGGTCTTTACCCGAGGAGATCGGTGCCGACCCGCTCGCCGAGGTCGTCGCCTGGGCGCTGGAGCACCTCCACGAGCAGTTCGACGTGGAGACGCTGGCGGCACGCGCGTACATGAGCCGTCGTACGTTCGACCGCAGGTTCCGTTCGCTCACCGGGAGCGCGCCGCTGCAGTGGCTGATCACCCAGCGGGTGCTCCAGGCGCAGCGGCTGCTGGAGACGTCGGACTACTCGGTGGACGAGGTGGCCGGCCGGTGCGGGTTCCGCTCGCCGGTCGCGCTGCGCGGGCACTTCCGCCGCCAGCTTGGCTCCTCGCCCGCCGCGTACCGGGCCGCGTACCGGGCCCGCCGGCCCGGCACCGACAGGCCGGGTGAGGCGGAGGCCGCGCTGCAGGCGTCGGCCGGGCAGCCGTTGCCGCCCGCGGGGCTGCCGGGTCCGGGGCCGCTGGGCGCCATGCCCTCGCTGCTGCACGCCGAGCGGGACAACGGGGTGCCGATGCAGAGCAGGCGCACGGCTGCCGCCGGGGCCATGACACTGCTGCCGGGGCCGCGCTCCGGTAGCTGAGGAAGTCCGGCAAAAGGCCGGGGAGGGGGTGCGGAGTCCAGGCTCCGCACCCCCTCTCTTCGTCCGCGGGGCATCCAAAGGGCGAGGTCCGCCTTAGGGTGGTCGCATGAACGATCGCATGGTGTGGATCGACTGCGAGATGACCGGCCTCTCGCTGTCCGACGACGCTCTCATCGAGGTGGCCGCCCTCGTCACCGACTCCGAGCTGAACGTACTCGGCGAGGGGGTGGACATCGTCATCCGCCCGCCGGAGCGGGCGCTGGAGACGATGCCGGAGGTGGTGCGTCAGATGCACACCGCGTCCGGGCTGCTCGCCGAGCTCCCGAACGGCACGACCCTCGAGGACGCCGAGGAGCAGGTCCTGGCGTACATCAAGGAGCATGTGAAGGAGCCCGGCAAGGCCCCGCTGTGCGGCAACTCGGTCGGCACCGACCGCGGCTTCCTGCTGCGGGACATGCCGACGCTGGAGAGCTGGCTGCACTACCGGATCGTGGACGTCTCCTCGGTCAAGGAGCTGGCCCGCCGCTGGTACCCGAGGGCGTACTTCAACAGCCCGGAGAAGAACGGCAACCACCGGGCGCTCGCCGACATCCGCGAGTCCATCGCCGAGCTGCGCTACTACCGCGAGGCCGTTTTCGTCCCGCAGCCGGGACCGGACTCGGAGACGGCGCGGACCATCGCGGCGAAGCACGTGCTGCCGGCGGCGAAGTAGCCGGCGGGGCGGGGCCGTCCCGGGTCCGACCGGGGGCCCGCCCGGGGCCGTTCGGGGTCCGCTGGGGGTCCGCGCGAAAACGTGTGCGCGAGCACCCCCTCGGACCCTGTAGACTTCTTCTCGGCCGGTCGGGGAAACGACAAGTTTCCAAGCGCCGGTCATGGTGGGTGTAGCTCAGCTGGTAGAGCACCTGGTTGTGGTCCAGGATGCCGCGGGTTCGAGTCCCGTCACTCACCCTCATCGGAAGAGGCCGGTGACCGCAGAAATGCGGTCACCGGCCTCTTCGCGTATGCGCGACCGCCTCTTCGCGTATGCGCGAGCGGGTCGACCGACGAACGGCGCCCCTGTCCCCCGGGGATCACCGGGGGACAGGGGCGCCTTCACCACGACTCCCGCTCGACTACTCGACCGTCACCGACTTCGCCAGGTTCCTCGGCTTGTCGATGTCGCGGCCCAGGGCCTTCGCCGTGTGGTACGCGAGGAGCTGCAGGGGGATGCCCATCAGGATCGGGTCCAGCTCGTCCTCGTTCTTCGGGACGACGATCGTCTGGTCGGCCTTCTCCTGGTGCTGGTGGGCCACGGCGAGGATCTTGCCCTCGCGCGCCTTGATCTCCTCCAGCGCGGCGCGGTTCTTCTCCAGCAGGTCGTCGTCCGGGACGATCGCGACCGTCGGCAGCGCGGGCTCGATCAGGGCCAGCGGGCCGTGCTTCAGCTCGGAGGCGG is a genomic window of Streptomyces sp. WP-1 containing:
- a CDS encoding universal stress protein — its product is MAGHEFFEPADRKRPVADPTAADPQAAEESRHSCDPAFRHGVVVGFDGSTSSERALAYAIGMAHRSHSGLIIVHVANRLPTTVWAGCEPPVFVDVPDHRTEVLGLELACADYLSEVPWILVERGGDICHELEEVGREYEADAIVVGSTHGIVGRIFGSVAGRLARRARRPVIVIP
- a CDS encoding helix-turn-helix domain-containing protein; amino-acid sequence: MSHDSTAAPEAAVRKLSGRRRKEIVAVLLFSGGPIFESSIPLSVFGIDRQDAGVPRYRLLVCGGEEGPLRTTGGLELTAPHGLEAIARAGTVVVPAWRSITAPPPEEALDALRRAHEEGARIVGLCTGAFVLAAAGLLDGRPATTHWMYAPTLAKRYPSVHVDPRELFVDDGDVLTSAGTAAGIDLCLHIVRTDHGNEAAGALARRLVVPPRRSGGQERYLDRSLPEEIGADPLAEVVAWALEHLHEQFDVETLAARAYMSRRTFDRRFRSLTGSAPLQWLITQRVLQAQRLLETSDYSVDEVAGRCGFRSPVALRGHFRRQLGSSPAAYRAAYRARRPGTDRPGEAEAALQASAGQPLPPAGLPGPGPLGAMPSLLHAERDNGVPMQSRRTAAAGAMTLLPGPRSGS
- the orn gene encoding oligoribonuclease, giving the protein MNDRMVWIDCEMTGLSLSDDALIEVAALVTDSELNVLGEGVDIVIRPPERALETMPEVVRQMHTASGLLAELPNGTTLEDAEEQVLAYIKEHVKEPGKAPLCGNSVGTDRGFLLRDMPTLESWLHYRIVDVSSVKELARRWYPRAYFNSPEKNGNHRALADIRESIAELRYYREAVFVPQPGPDSETARTIAAKHVLPAAK